AAGGAAACCTTAGAAGGTATAGTTGGCTCAAATGGCTCATTAACTAAATATGATGAGAGTTTGACACAAGATACCAAAGCACTTACAAAATCCAAAGAAGCAACTCAAGCATTAATTGATACAAGATATGAAACGATGGCAAATCAATTTTTGCAATATGAGGTTATTTTAAATAATTTAAATACGCAATTAAATACCATTACGCAAATGATTAATGCGGCAAATAATAGCAATCAATAAAAGGAGTTTTTATGCAAAACAATTTTGCCTATAATGCTTATTCTCAAAATCAAATTGGGGTTGAATCCCCACAAAAACTTATAGAAATGCTTTATGAAGGACTTTTGCGTTTTTGCTCAAGGATTAAAGTGGCTATTAAAAATGAGGACATAGAGCAAAGAGTGTATTATATAAAAAGAGCCACAGCGATTTTTATTGAGCTTATTAATGGTCTTGATTATGAAAAAGGCGGAGAGGTAGCACATTATTTAAGCGGGCTTTATACGAGAGAAATTCAACTCTTATCTTTGGCAAATTTAGAGAATAATGAAGCTAGAATTGATGAGGTAATTAATGTTGTAAAAGGTTTATTAGAAGCGTGGAGAGAAGTACATCAGCAATGAAGCAAGAAGAATGGATAAAGAGTTTAAAATTAGCTATCATAAAAGAAGATATTGAAAGTATCGCAAGTCTTATAAAAACCTTAGATCCTCATCAAGGAAAACTTGAAGAAATTAGAGCTCTTTTGCAAGAGGCAATTAAAATTGTTTCAAGTAAAAAAGAAAGTATAGCTCAAGATATTAAAAAGCTACAAAGAGCAAGCAAATATATAAAATAGCATAGCGATAAGCCGAGTTCTGTCGTGAATGCTCATTTATCTAGTTTTGTTTTTGCAAACAAAATCAAGCGAAGGGTTCCAATAAAGACAAAAACCATCCCTTCTTGCTGCGGATTGGGTTTACATAGCCGAAATTGTTACCAAAATCGCTGGTAAGCTCTTACCTTACCGTTTCACCTTTACCATAAAATGGAAGTTTTCTTTCTGTTGCACTGTCCCTTAGGTTTCCCTAGCCATCTGTTAGATGGAATCCTTGTCTTTTGCAGCTCGGACTTTCCTCTTCATAACGAAGCGAGCATTTGCTATGCGTGGGCTTATTTTATCTAAAAAAGCTTATTTTTTATTAATTTTTCGGGTATAAAAAATTAATTTTATTGAGATATCAAGTAAAATTTGCTAAAATCAAAACTTCATTTTTTTTATAAAGGAAAAATATGGCATCTTATTCAATGGGCGATTTAAAAAAAGGTCTTAAAATAGAAATTGACGGCGTTCCTTTTAAAATCGTAGAATATCAACATGTTAAGCCGGGCAAGGGACCTGCTTTTGTGCGTATAAAAATCAAATCTTTTATTGATGGTAAAGTGCTTGAAAAAACTTTTCATGCAGGCGATAAATGCGAAGCTCCAAATTTGGAAGATAAAACAATGCAATATCTTTATGATGATGGAGAAAATTGCCAGTTTATGGATACGCAGACTTATGAGCAAGTGGCAATTAGTGATGAAGATGTAGGTGAGGCAAAAAAATGGATGCTTGATGGTATGATGGTTGATGTGCTTTTTCACAATGGCAAAGCTATTGGTGTGGAAGTTCCGCAGGTTGTAGAGCTTAAGATTATCGAAACAGCTCCAAATTTTAAAGGCGATACACAAGGATCAAATAAAAAACCAGCAACACTTGAAACGGGTGCAGTAGTACAAATTCCCTTTCATGTATTAGAAGGCGAAGTTATACGCGTTGATACCGTGCGTGGAGAGTATATAGAAAGAGCAAATAAATAAAAAGCAAGGTTTTTCCTTGCTTTTGATAACTTCTATTCCAAAATATTTTTTGTTATTAATTGTTTTTTAAATACATTAATTTTTATAAAATTTTAAATACTAATTTTGCTTGCAAATTTATCTTAAGTGTTAGTGTTTGAGTCAAGAAAAATTAGAAAATTTTATTTTGTTTTTAGAATTTGTGAAAGCTTTAATAAAGTCGCGATTAAAAATTCTTTTTTGGAAAGTTTTGAATTATTTTTTAACTCATATTCACTTTCGAGCAATAGAGTAAAAATTTGTTGATATTGAGAAATTTTAATTCCAAAGGCTTGCAGTTCTAGTTTTTTAGCTACTTGTGCTGGAGGTGTATAACCAAGTAATTCTTTAAAATCCATTTTCCCATGAATTTTTGCATATAAAGCGATTTTAAAAAGACGATAAAAGTTAGTATTTAAAGAATTAATTAAGGCAATTTCATTAAAACTGTCTAAAATTTTTTCAAGATCTGTGTTAATATTTTTGCCTTGTAAAAGTTTTTCAAAAAACATTTCAAAGCCTACTACGCTTAAGCTGAAACAATATTTCTCTATGGTTTTTTCATCGATGCTTAAATCTTGAAATTTATTAAGCTCACTAGCGGCTAAATATAAATTTTCATCAAAGTTTGAAAAAAGAGCAAATAAAGCATTTTGGGTGATTTCTATGTTTAATTCTTTGGCTTTCATAGCTAAAAGCTCTACACCTTCTTTAGCGTTATTTGCTTTAAAAAATCTTACAAAGTTATTTTCAAAAATCTTTTCTATATCGCTTTGCTTGGAGCTTTCATCATAAAGTTCTAAAAGTAGAAAATTATCTTGATTTTGTTTGCAAAGTTCTATGAGAATTTTTAGCTCTTTGCTAGGAATTTTTTTATTGGTTTTGATTTCTAAAAGTTTTTTTTCACTAAAAAGCGATCCGCCACTTAAAAAATCACTCACGCGAGAAAAATTATACTCTTCAAAAAAGATTTTTAAAGTCTCATCAGTATTCCATTTTTGTTTAATGAAATTAGCATAAAGTTCGCTTTGAAAATTATCTGCTCCATAAAGAAAGAAAAAATTTGGAAATTTATCTTTTAAAAGCAAGTTTTGTAGATCTTTTCTATACATTTTTTGCCTTTAAAGGATTTAAATTTTTTGTGATTTTAGCATAAATTTTTGCCATGATAATATCAGCTTCTATAATCTGCACTTCAACGCTTTGTAATAAATTTACTCGCGTATCATAAAGGATAATATCAGCGCCTTTAATTTCATCATCAAGTTTTGCTATGCAAATTCCATCATTTTGCACCACTAAAGCCTTGAATTTTTTGCCTATATTTTTTGCCGCCCATCTAGCAAATTTTCTATCCATAAAGTCATAAGCAACTTTATCTGCTTCTCTTTCAAGCGTGCTAAGACTTTCGCAAGTGCTTTGTATGTTTAAAAGCAAGTAGTTAAAAAGCTTATCATCTTTTTTTTGTTTGGCTTTTAAAAGTCTATGTAAAATAAGATCAGAATACCTTCTAATAGGGCTTGTAAAATGCGTATATTTATCAAATCCCAAGCCAAAATGCCCTGCATTTTCGCTAGAATACTCCGCTTTTTTTTGCGCTTTAATGATGAGTTTATCAACCTCTGCTCTTAAATTTAACTCATCAGCCAAAGCCTGGATATCACGTATGAGTTCGGGTAAATTGGGTTTAAATTTCACATCAATTCCAAGTTCTAAAAGCTCATTTATTAGCTTGTCTATTTTTTTAGAATCTGCACTCAAGTGATTTCTAAAAACTCCTATATCGATAAGTTTTGCAGCGGCTTTATTGGCTAAAAGCATACAATCTTCTATTAAATTATGTGAAGGCGTATCTTTTTCAAAAACCGTGCTTTTTAGGCTTAAATTTTCATCCAAAGTCATTCTAAGCTCTTCAGTGCGAAATTCAAAAGCATTTTTAAGGCGATTTTTGCGTAAAATACTTGTGATTTTAAAAAGCTCATAAAGATACGAAAGCTCTGCTAAGTCAGGTTTTTTGACTAAAATTTCATCCACTTCATCATAATTAAAACGGCGTTTTGAGTTAATAATAGCTTCAAAAAGCTCTTCTTTTATGACTTTGCATTCATGATCAAGTGTGATTTTAAAACAATACGCCAAGCGATCCAAATTTGGCTTTAAAGAGCAAATGTTTTCACTTAAAGGACGTGGCAACATTGGGATAGCAATATGTGGAAAGTATATGGAAAATCCACGATTTCTAGCTTCTTTATCAATAGCACTATAAGCATAAACATACTCGCTTACATCAGCAATAGCTACATAAATTTCGCGTTTTTGTGTATCAAAATAAATCGCATCATCAAAATCTTTTGCATGGACTGGATCAATGGTGCAAAAAGCCAAATTTCTTAAATCTATACGATTTTCATACATGCTTGCATCTACACTATCGCCATTTGCCAAGGCTTCTTTGATGCAAGCGTCACTAAATTCACTATTTTTATTAAAAAGTGCAAGTGAAATTTTCTCATCCACACTTTCATCATCAATGTGTCCTAATACTTCTATGATGTTGTTATTTTCATTTTCTATTTTTAAAATAGTGCCTAAAGGTAGGGCTTTTAAAGATTTTTGAGAAGCTTTTAAAGCTGTGCTTAGTCCGGTTTTGATATTCATTCCAAGCACAGCTTCACCGTATTTTTTAGTGACAACCAAAGAGGTTTCATTGGCCCTTTTTAAGACTAAAACCACTTTTGCACTGGGGCGTTTTTTCTTTAAAGGTAAAAGTTTTACCGCAACTATATCTTTGTAATTTGCACCTTTTAGATTTTTATTTTCTATGAGTAGATCTTTTTTAAAATTTTCGTCAAAGCATTCCAAAAAACCTATGCCTTTACTTGAAATATCAAGCACTCCAAAAGTATAGCCATTATTGATATAAAATTTATTTTTATATTCTTTTACGATATGATTTGCTATAAGTTCTCTTAAGATCTGCTTAAATTCATTATTGATTTGATTTGTATTAATGCCGTAATTTAGGCTATTTAAAAATTCTTTCATTGCAATAGTCTTTAATTAATGTGTAAAAATTTAAATTTTTATTTTAAAAAATATAATAATTGCATAAAGTTTATAAAAAAGATATGAAATTTATGCTTTTTATTTGTTATAATTTTTCAAAAAATTTTCAAAATTAGGAGTGATGATGGCTATAACTGTGTATTATGATAAAGATTGTGATTTAAGTTTAATTAAATCAAAAAAAGTCGCAATGATAGGATTTGGTTCCCAAGGACACGCGCATGCTATGAATTTAAGAGATAATGGCGTTGAAGTGATTGTAGGCTTAAAAGAAGGTGGAGCAAGCTGGGCAAAAGCTAAAAATGCGGGCTTTGAAGTAAAAAGCGTGAGTGAGGCTTCAAAAGAGTGTGATCTTATCATGATATTAACTCCTGATGAATTACAAGCTGATATTTTTAATCATGAAATAAAGCCAAATTTAAGCGAAGGTAAGGCTATAGCTTTTGCACATGGTTTTAATATCCATTACGGACAAATTGTTGCTCCAAAAGGTATTGATGTGATTATGATAGCACCAAAAGCACCAGGGCACACAGTAAGAAATGAATTTGCTATCGGTGGTGGAACACCTTGTTTGATCGCTGTGCATCAAGATGAAAGCAAAAATGCTAAAAATTTAGCCCTAAGTTATGCAAGTGCGATTGGTGGGGGTAGAACAGGTATTATAGAAACGACTTTTAAAGCTGAAACAGAAACCGATCTTTTTGGTGAACAAGCGG
This genomic interval from Campylobacter sp. CCS1377 contains the following:
- the fliS gene encoding flagellar export chaperone FliS, which encodes MQNNFAYNAYSQNQIGVESPQKLIEMLYEGLLRFCSRIKVAIKNEDIEQRVYYIKRATAIFIELINGLDYEKGGEVAHYLSGLYTREIQLLSLANLENNEARIDEVINVVKGLLEAWREVHQQ
- a CDS encoding ribonuclease R family protein — protein: MKEFLNSLNYGINTNQINNEFKQILRELIANHIVKEYKNKFYINNGYTFGVLDISSKGIGFLECFDENFKKDLLIENKNLKGANYKDIVAVKLLPLKKKRPSAKVVLVLKRANETSLVVTKKYGEAVLGMNIKTGLSTALKASQKSLKALPLGTILKIENENNNIIEVLGHIDDESVDEKISLALFNKNSEFSDACIKEALANGDSVDASMYENRIDLRNLAFCTIDPVHAKDFDDAIYFDTQKREIYVAIADVSEYVYAYSAIDKEARNRGFSIYFPHIAIPMLPRPLSENICSLKPNLDRLAYCFKITLDHECKVIKEELFEAIINSKRRFNYDEVDEILVKKPDLAELSYLYELFKITSILRKNRLKNAFEFRTEELRMTLDENLSLKSTVFEKDTPSHNLIEDCMLLANKAAAKLIDIGVFRNHLSADSKKIDKLINELLELGIDVKFKPNLPELIRDIQALADELNLRAEVDKLIIKAQKKAEYSSENAGHFGLGFDKYTHFTSPIRRYSDLILHRLLKAKQKKDDKLFNYLLLNIQSTCESLSTLEREADKVAYDFMDRKFARWAAKNIGKKFKALVVQNDGICIAKLDDEIKGADIILYDTRVNLLQSVEVQIIEADIIMAKIYAKITKNLNPLKAKNV
- the ilvC gene encoding ketol-acid reductoisomerase yields the protein MAITVYYDKDCDLSLIKSKKVAMIGFGSQGHAHAMNLRDNGVEVIVGLKEGGASWAKAKNAGFEVKSVSEASKECDLIMILTPDELQADIFNHEIKPNLSEGKAIAFAHGFNIHYGQIVAPKGIDVIMIAPKAPGHTVRNEFAIGGGTPCLIAVHQDESKNAKNLALSYASAIGGGRTGIIETTFKAETETDLFGEQAVLCGGLSALIQAGFETLVEAGYEPEMAYFECLHEMKLIVDLIYQGGIADMRYSISNTAEYGDYITGPKIITEETKKAMKGVLKDIQNGVFAKDFILERRAGYARMHAERKNMNDSLIEKTGRNLRAMMPWIAAKKLIDKDKN
- the holA gene encoding DNA polymerase III subunit delta, with product MYRKDLQNLLLKDKFPNFFFLYGADNFQSELYANFIKQKWNTDETLKIFFEEYNFSRVSDFLSGGSLFSEKKLLEIKTNKKIPSKELKILIELCKQNQDNFLLLELYDESSKQSDIEKIFENNFVRFFKANNAKEGVELLAMKAKELNIEITQNALFALFSNFDENLYLAASELNKFQDLSIDEKTIEKYCFSLSVVGFEMFFEKLLQGKNINTDLEKILDSFNEIALINSLNTNFYRLFKIALYAKIHGKMDFKELLGYTPPAQVAKKLELQAFGIKISQYQQIFTLLLESEYELKNNSKLSKKEFLIATLLKLSQILKTK
- the efp gene encoding elongation factor P, coding for MASYSMGDLKKGLKIEIDGVPFKIVEYQHVKPGKGPAFVRIKIKSFIDGKVLEKTFHAGDKCEAPNLEDKTMQYLYDDGENCQFMDTQTYEQVAISDEDVGEAKKWMLDGMMVDVLFHNGKAIGVEVPQVVELKIIETAPNFKGDTQGSNKKPATLETGAVVQIPFHVLEGEVIRVDTVRGEYIERANK